A single region of the Myripristis murdjan chromosome 3, fMyrMur1.1, whole genome shotgun sequence genome encodes:
- the cebpa gene encoding CCAAT/enhancer-binding protein alpha, producing the protein MPGFRSSMELSNLYEITPRPLVTSLPHGQQPSSGYRDPADLGDIGDNEASIDISAYIDPSAFNDDFLADLFHHGSRQDKVKLMNGEYDSLPCGPGPQQLYMSNYMESKLEPMYEHHQPRIRPVAIKQEPRDDEDLNPAMPPSYHHPHQHSQYSQHSQQQHLPHLQYQIAHCAQTTMHLQPGHPTPPPTPVPSPHQHPHQHQHQHPHPQQSALSGGPMKMLERGKTKKHIDKNSPEYRLRRERNNVAVRKSRDKAKMRNVETQQKVVELSADNERLRRRVEHLTRELDTLRGIFRQLPDGSFKPMSS; encoded by the coding sequence ATGCCCGGGTTTAGATCCTCCATGGAGCTTTCCAACCTGTACGAGATTACCCCCCGGCCCCTGGTGACCAGCCTGCCCCACGGCCAGCAGCCTTCTTCCGGCTACAGAGACCCGGCAGACCTCGGCGACATCGGAGACAACGAGGCTTCCATTGACATCAGCGCCTACATCGACCCGTCGGCGTTTAACGACGACTTCCTAGCCGACCTGTTCCACCACGGCTCCCGGCAGGACAAAGTCAAGCTGATGAACGGCGAGTACGACTCCCTGCCGTGCGGCCCGGGGCCCCAGCAGCTCTACATGTCCAACTACATGGAGTCCAAACTGGAGCCCATGTACGAGCACCACCAGCCCCGGATCCGACCCGTGGCCATAAAACAGGAGCCTAGAGACGACGAGGACTTGAACCCGGCCATGCCGCCCTCCTACCACCATCCACACCAACATTCCCAGTATTCACAGCattcccagcagcagcacctaCCGCATCTCCAGTACCAGATAGCGCATTGCGCGCAGACCACCATGCACCTCCAGCCAGGCCACCCCACCCCTCCGCCGACCCCGGTTCCCAGCCCGCACCAGCACCCGCACCAGCACCAACACCAGCACCCTCATCCCCAGCAGAGCGCCCTGTCCGGGGGCCCTATGAAGATGCTGGAACGTGGCAAAACCAAGAAGCACATCGACAAGAACAGCCCAGAGTACCGGCTGCGGAGAGAGCGGAACAATGTGGCGGTAAGGAAGAGCCGGGACAAGGCGAAGATGCGCAACGTGGAGACGCAGCAGAAGGTGGTGGAGCTGTCAGCCGACAAcgagaggctgaggaggagagtggaGCATCTGACCCGGGAGCTGGACACTTTACGGGGCATCTTCAGACAGCTACCGGACGGATCCTTCAAACCCATGAGCAGCTGA